From the genome of Streptomyces sp. JH34:
CCTTCGTCCAGTCGAACGCGGGGGCCGCGTCCGGGACCCGCTCGGGCCAGCCGAGACCGATGGCGATGGGACCCCCCATGTCGGGCGGGGTCGCCTGGGCGAGGGTCGAGCCGTCGGTGAACTCCACCATCGAGTGAACGTACGACTGGGGGTGGACCACGACGTCGATCCGGTCGAACGGGATGTCGTAGAGCAGATGCGCCTCGATGACCTCCAGGCCCTTGTTGACCAGGGTCGCCGAGTTGACGGTGATGACGGGGCCCATGGCCCAGGTCGGGTGCGCCAGGGCCTGCTCGCGGGTGACGTCGGCCAGCTCGCTCCGGGTCCGCCCCCGGAAGGGGCCGCCGGACGCGGTGACGACGAGCTTGCGCACGTCGGCGCGCTTGCCCGCGGCGAGCGCCTGGAAGAGCGCGGCGTGCTCCGAGTCGACCGGGATGATCTGGCCCGGGGCCGCCAGCGCCTTGACCAGGGGGCCGCCGACGATCAGCGACTCCTTGTTGGCCAGGGCGAGGGTGCGGCCCGCCTTCAGCGCGGCGAGCGTGGGGGCGAGGCCGATCGAGCCGGTGATCCCGTTCAGCACGGTGTGGCAGTCGCTCGCCGCGAGGTCCGTGGCGGCGTCGGGGCCGGCCAGGATCTCCGGGAGCGGCTCCCCCGCCCCGAAGACCTCGCGCAGCGCCTCGCGGAGCGCCGGTACCTTGCCCTCGTCGGCGACCGCGACCGTGCGGACGCGCAGCTGCCGTGCCTGTTCGGCGAGGAGCCGGACCCTGCCGCCCGCGGCGGAGAGCGCGGTGACGCGGAAGCGGCCGGGGTTGCGCAGGACCAGGTCGATGGCCTGGGTGCCGATGGACCCGGTGGAGCCGAGGATCACCAGATCCCGGCGGCCTTCCGCCGCGTCGAAGACGAGATGCGGGTCGGCGAGGGGTGCGGGGCTGTCGCTCATGGACCCCATTGTTGCCGCATCCGCTGTGTGTACTGACAGCGCGCCCCCGTGGGCGCGTGCCTCAGGCCTGCCCGGCACGGAATTTCTTCCACTGGGCGGCCATGACGTCCTCGGGGACCCCGCCGATGTCCTGGGTGCCCAGGATCTCGCCGCGGAAGGCGAGAGTGGTGGAACCGGACCGCAGGACGGTGAGGTACTCGTACAGTTTCAGCTTCCCCTTCACGTCCAGCACGGTGAAGCGGTAGGCCTTCGCCTCGTCGGCCTCCCCCGCGAAGGCGGGCAGCGCCGCCGGTTCGGCCTTCTCGTACCGGGCGCGCGCGACGGCCCGTTCCTCTGTGAAGCCCCCGGCGCACTCACGTCCGGCCCGCTCCAGCGATGCCATGACCTTCGCGGCCTCGTCCCCGGCGTACGAACGCAGGGTGATGTCGACGGTGACCCCGAGCATGTCCTCGGGCTTGTCGGCCTTGCGCTGCACCTGCGCGACGGGCTCGTGACCGCTGACGTCACCGGCGAGGCTGACGAGCGGCCGGCAGACGGCGGGATCGGCGGTGTAGGCGTCCCCGAGCGGCCCGTCCAGGGTGTACTCGGACGCGGTGAGGTCACCGGCCCGCTCCCCGTCGCGGAAGGCGACTGCGGTGAGCCGCGCCTCGCTGAGCCCGCCGGCCGTCGCAGGTCGCGAGGGGGCGGGGCTCTTCCCGGCGCCGCTCCTGCCGTCGCCGTCGTCCCCGCCACCGCATCCGGTGAGGCCCATGAGGGCCGCCACCGCGCATCCCGCCGCCAGGGCGCCCCGCCGGCCGCCCGCCCCGTACACCCCGAACATCCCTGCCCCTGTCTCGTGTCGACCCGCCGGAATCCGTGTCCCGCTCGCGGCCGAGGCTCGATTGTGCGGCACCGGGGGTCAGAAGTGCGTATCGATGCCGAACTTCTCCCGCAGCCGCCGCATGTCCGCCACATCGCGCTCCGCCGGTTCGTACCCCTGGTGGAACAGCGCCTGCTGCTCGGCGGAGACGCAGCGCACGGTGGTGGTCCCGATGGTGCCCGTGACGAAGCAGACGGCCGGGTAGCGGAAGGGCTCAGCGGGGTCGGGCGAGGACTGGACCGCGGATCCGTCGGCGGCGAACTCCAGCGGATGCAGGTCGATCTCGGACCCGGCCGGGTGGCTGAGCACGAAGCGGACCGGGCGCCGGTCCAGCGTCTCGGTGTACCCGGCGGACTCCAGGGCGGCCACGACGGCGGGTTCCTGCTCACGCCGGTGCAGGAGGTCGGGGTCACGGTGGGGACGGGTCTCCTCGCCGAGCAGGGCGTCGACGCCCCAGCCCCCGGCGATCACCACGTCGGCACCGGCCTCGCGCAGCAGGGTGAGGACGGACAGGACATCGTTCCGGGACGTCATGCGGGCGACCGTAGTGCGGCCCGGGCCGGGCCGCACTACGGTTTACGGCTGCGTGGTCCTGGCCACGAAAGCGGCGAACTCCTCGTGGAAGCGGGGGAAGGTCTTCCGTACGCAGCCGGGGTCGTCGTAGCTCATGCCGGGCGTGCGGAGGCCGGCGACGGCGAAGGACATCACGATGCGGTGGTCGCCGTGGGTGACGATCTCCGCGGGGTGCGGGGTGCCGGGGTGGATCTCGATCCAGTCGGGTCCGGTGTGCACGGTGATCCCCATGTTCCGCAGGTTCTCCGCACAGGCCTCCAGCCGGTCGCACTCCTTCACCCGGGTGTTGGCGACGTCCTCGATGCGTACCGGCGAGGTGGCGTACGGGGCGATCGCCGCGAGGGTCGGCATGGTGTCGGAGATGTCGCGCATGTTGACCGTCAGACCGGAGAGCCGGCCGGAGGACCGTACGGTCGTGGAGTCCGCGGTCGTCCGCACGTCCGCGCCCATGCGGCGCAGCACCTCGGTGAAGCGGAGGTCCCCCTGGAGGGCGCCCGTGCCGAGGCCGGGGACGGTGACCTCACGTCCGGTGAGCGCCGCCGCGGCGAAGAAGTAGCTCGCGGTGGACGCGTCGGGCTCGATCGCGTAGGTGGTGGCGCGGTAGCCGCCCGGGGGGACGCTGAAGGTGTTCCCCTCCCGGGCCACCTCGACGCCGAAGCCGCGCATCATCGCGAGGGTGATCTCGACGTACGGCGCCGAGACCAGCTCCGTCACCTCGATCCGCAGGCCCTCCGCGGTGAGCGGCCCGAGCATCAGCAGGGCCGTGAGGTACTGCGACGACTCCCCCGCGTCCAGGGTCAGTTCGCCGCCCTTGACGCCCGAGGCCTCGATCGTCAGCGGGTGGTGGCCCTCCGCTCCTTCGTGGCGGAGGTCGACGCCCAGCTTGCGCAGGGCCCCGGTGAGGGGCGCGAGGGGGCGGCGGCGCATCTGCGCGGAGGCGTCGAAGCGGTACGTGCCGGACGCCGCGGCGGCGGCGAGCGTCGGCAGGAAGCGCGCGGTGGTGGCCCCGTCGCGGCAGTGGACCTCGGCGTCGGCGGCCGCGGGCCCCGAGGGGCGTCCCTCGATGTGCCACCGGTCCGGCTCCCGGCGGACCTCGTAGCCGAGGCGGGTCAGCCCCTCGGTGAACCCCTCGGTGTCGTCCGAGTGCAGGGGGCGCAGGAGGGTGGTGGTGCCGTCCGCCGCGGCCGCCAGGAACAGGGCGCGGGCGGTGACGGATTTGGAGCCGGGGATGTCGATGACGGTCACGGGCGCCCATTTTGCCCTGCGGTGGGCGTGCCCGCGGGGCGCGTCCAGGCAGTGGACGCGCCCCGCGGGGTGCCGGGACTCAGCGGAGGGTGCGGTGGACGTCGTCCCCGGTGGCCGGGCCGGGGGTGGCGTCGGCGATCCAGGGGCCGTCGCCGCTGGGGTCGATGACACCCTCCTCCAGCCAGGTGTAGGTCCCGGAGAGCACCCCGTCCACGACGCGCTTGTCGATGTCGTCGGTGTTGGACCACAGCCGGTTGAAGAGTTCCTCCACCCGGATCCTGGCCTGCCGGCAGAACACGTCGGCGAGCTGGTACGCCTCGCGGCCGTGGTCGTCGTCGGCCCGCAGGTGCTCCGCCCGGACACAGGCGGCGCTCATGGCGAAGAGTTCGGCACCGATGTCGACGATCCGGCCGAGGAAGCCCTGCTTGGTCTCCATGCGGCCCTGCCAGCGGGACATCGCGTAGAAGGTCGAGCGGGCCAGCTTCCGCGAGGAGCGCTCGACGTACCGCAGGTGCGCGGAGAGGTCGGGGTGTCCCGGGACGCGGAACTCGGCGTAGGATCCGGGTAGTTGTCCGGGTCCGCTGACGAGCTTGGGGAGCCAGCGCGCGTAGAAGCCGGCGGCGTTGGCACCCGCCTTCGCCTTGTCGGAGAGCGGCTTGTCGGGGTCGATGATGTCGCCGGCGACCTTGAGGTGGGCGTCGACGGCCTCACGGGCGATCAGCAGGTGCATGATCTCCGTGGACCCCTCGAAGATCCGGTTGATCCGCATGTCGCGGAGCATCTGCTCGGCGGGGACGGCGCGTTCGCCGCGGGCCGCGAGCGAGGCGGCGGTCTCGAAGCCGCGTCCGCCACGGATCTGGACGAGCTCGTCGGAGATCAACCAGCCCATCTCGGAGCCGTACAGCTTGGCGAGCGCGGCCTCGATGCGGATGTCGTTGCGACTCTCGTCGGCCATCTGCGAGGAGAGGTCCACGACCGCTTCGAGGGCGAAGGTGGTGGCGGCGATGAAGGAGATCTTCGCGCCGACCGCCTCGTGGCGGGCGACCGCCCTGCCCCACTGCTCGCGGACCGCCGTCCATTCACGGGCGATCTTCAGGGACCACTTGCCCACACCGACGCACATGGCGGGCAGCGAGAGCCGTCCCGTGTTGAGCGTGGTGAGGGCGATCTTGAGGCCGGCGCCCTCGGGACCGATCCGGTTCGCCGCGGGGACGCGGACCTGGTGGAAGCGGGTCACGCCGTTCTCGATGCCGCGCAGGCCCATGAAGGCGTTGCGGTGCTCCACGGTGATGCCCGGGGAGTCGGCCTCGACGACGAAGGCGGTGATGCCGCCCTTGTGGCCCTCGGACTGCGGCACACGCGCCATGACCACGAGCAGGTCGGCGACGACTCCGTTGGTCGTCCAGAGCTTCACGCCGTCCAGGACGTAGTCGTCGCCCTCCGGGACGGCCGTGGTCGCGAGCCGGGCCGGGTCGGAGCCGACGTCGGGTTCGGTGAGGAGGAAGGCGGAGATGTCGGTCCGCGCGAGGCGGGGCAGGAAGGCGTCCTTCTGCTCCTGGGTGCCGAACATCTTCAGCGGCTGCGGTACGCCGATGGACTGGTGGGCGGAGAGCAGCGCGCCGATCGAGGGGTTCGCCGAACCGGCCAGCGCGAGGGCCTTGTTGTAGTAGACCTGGGTCAGGCCCAGGCCTCCGTACTTGGTCTCGATCTTCATGCCGAGGGCGCCGAGTTCCTTGAGGCCGTCGATCACCTCGTCGGGGATCCGGGCCTCACGCTCGATGAGGGCGCCGTCGACCCTGGTCTCGCAGAATTCGCGCAGCCGGGCGAGGAAGGCCTCGCCGCGCCGCACGTCGTCCGGGGCGGGCTGGGGGTGGGGGTGGATCAGGTCCAGCCGGAAGCGTCCGAGGAAGAGTTCCTTGGCGAAACTCGGCTTGCGCCAGTCCTGTTCACGTGCGGCCTCGGCCACCTGCCGCGCTTCGCGCTCGGTGACCTTGGGGGCCTGGGGGATGTCGGATGGGGCGGACATGAGGAGCTCACCTCGCCGCGAGTCGGGATATGGGTCGGGCCGTACGCGTGCCGATCGGTGTCACTTGTCCGTATCTACCCGATCTACGCCACCCCCACCACCCTGCGCGGGGCTCCCGGTGGCGTGCGGAAGCGGCCGGGACCCCCGCACAGCGGCCCCGCACAGCCGGGGCGGTGAGGACTCGCGCCGTTCAAGGTCCGCTGACCCGACTCGGCTGCTCGGGCTACCCCGGCCCACCTGCACCGACCGGCGGACAGCGGGGCAGTCCGGGTGACGGATCATGCCCCTGGCGCTGCCCTCCCGTCCCTTTCGGCCGGACGGGAGGCGTGGCAGCGTGGCTCGCCGGAGACGGCGAGTCGCACGGATCGAGGAACGCAATGCACGCACAGGAGCCGAAACGGCCGTCGGGAGGCAGCCGGCAGCAGACGCCGGTGCGGCGCCCGCAGACCACCGGCCCGCTGCTGGGCTCACCGGCCGCCGCCTCCGGGGCCGAGACACTGCTCGCCCTGCAGCGCAGCGCGGGTAACGCGGCCGTCCTCCGGGCGATGGAGCGGGAGCGCCACGAACACGGTCCTGGCTGCGGCCACCGGGAGGGGCCTGGGGCACCGGTGCAGAGGTCGGCCGTCCACGAGGTTCTGCGGGGAGCCGGCAGCCCCCTGGCGGCCCCGCTGCGCCAGGAGATGGAATCACGGCTCGGCCAGGACTTCTCCGATGTACGGGTGCATCGGGGCGCGGCCGCGCAGCGTTCCGCCGGGGAGATCGGCGCGCGCGCCTACACCTCGGGCCATCACGTGGTTCTCGGCGCGGGCGGTGGCGACAAGCACACCCTGGCGCACGAGTTGACGCACGTGATCCAGCAGCGGCAGGGGCCGGTGGCCGGCACGGACGACGGCGGGGGGCTGCGGATGTCGGATCCCGGCGACCGCTTCGAGCGGGAGGCCGAGGCGAACGCGACCCGGGTGATGGCTCAGGCGCCGCCCATGGCCGCCGAGGCGGCACCCGAGCCGCCGGCCGGCACCGGGGCGGAGACGCTGCCCGTCCAGCGGGCTCCGCAGGTGCAACGGGCCGAAGAGGACGAGGAACAGGGCACGCCGCGCTACCGGCAGACGAACCCGAGCAAGACGGGGACCCGGCCGGCGAACCTGCGCACCCTGGACCGGATGGCGCGGGAGGCACACGCACCGAACGCGAGGAAGACACCGCACGTGGCGGTCACGAACGTGCCGGACACAGGGCTGCGGTACTCGTCCAACTCCGGTCTGAAGAAGCTGTCCGAGGAGAAGCAGCAGGCGGGGCTCGCTTCTGTCGGGGCCGCCCTGGACCATGACGCGCCGCTGTCGGAGGATCCCCGCCGCCGCAAGGACCAACTCAAGCTACGGGCGACGCTTTCCGGGGACTACGAGGGTGTGCACAGGGACGACCCGGATCTCCCGGCCACCGCGCGAGCGCTGCGGTCGTCGGTGGGCACGTGGACCTGCAACGCGGAGCACTCCAAGAAGGACGCCTCCGTCCACGGCGAGATGACCCTGCTCGGCGAGCAGATCGCGTCCTGGGAGGGGAATCCGTGGCCGCTGGGCAAAGGCAAGATCAAGGAAGTGCACATGGGCGGCGTGAAGAAGGCGTGCGGCGCCTGCCAGATGACGTTCAGCGCGGTCAACGCCACGCTCGGAGCGGAGTACGGCTACCGCGTGGTCCCGTCCGGGTCGCACGGTGAGATGTTCAGGTGGCGGGCACCCGAGTGGCTGGAGGGCGCCGTGTTCCAGCAGGTCGGGGCCGCCGCCGGGCCCCGCGACTACGAGTTCCGGAACCGGATCCTGGAGCAGACCGCGGCAGGCAGGAAGAAGGCGGAGGCGGAGCAGGGAGCCGGCCAGACCCGCATGACGAGCGCCCAGCACCTCCCGTCCGACTCCGAGTCGGACTGGGAGCGGGCGTAGGGGCGACGGGCCTGCCCGTGGCGGCCGCCGGCCTCCGGGCACGACGGACCGGACACGCCGGACGGCCTGAGCCCCCGCACAGCGGGCTCAGACCGTCCGGCGCCGTGGACCTGGCTACAGGGCCAGGCCGGTGAGGACCAGGACGCGCTCGTAGGTGTAGTCGTCCATGGCGTAGCGCACGCCCTCGCGGCCCACTCCGGACTCCTTGGCACCGCCGTACGGCATCTGGTCGGCGCGGTAGGAGGGCACGTCGCCGATGACCACGCCGCCCACCTCCAGCGCGCGGTGGGCGCGGAAGGCGGTCTGCAGGTCGTGGGTGAAGACGCCCGCCTGGAGGCCGTACCTGGAGTCGTTGACGGCGGCGAAGGCCTCGGCCTCGCCGTGCGTCTTCCGGACGTACAGGACCGGGCCGAAGACCTCCTCGCAGGCGATCGTCGTGCCGTCGGGGAGGTCGGCGAGGACCGTCGGGGCGTAGGTGGCGCCGTCGCGCTTGCCACCGGTCAGCAGGGTGGCGCCGGCGGTGACGGCCTCGTCGACCCACGACTCGACCCGGCGGGCGGCGTCCTCGCTGACGAGCGGGCCGACGTCGGTGGCCGCGTCGGAGGGGTCGCCGGTCACCAGGGCCTCGACGGCCGCGACGATCTTCGGGACGAGCCGGTCGTGGACGGTGGCGTCGACGATGACGCGCTGCACCGAGATGCAGGACTGGCCGCCCTGGTAGTTGGAGAAGGTCGCGATGCGGGTCGCGGCCCGGTCCAGGTCCTCCTCGGAGGACCAGTCGCCGAGCACGACCGCCGCTCCGTTGCCGCCGAGCTCCAGGGTGCAGTGCTTGCGCGGCACCGACTCCATGATCGCGTAGCCGACGGGGCCGGAGCCGGTGAAGGAGATCACCGGCAGCCGCTCGTCCTGGACCAGGGCGGGCATCCTGTCGTTGGGCACGGTCAGCACGGACCAGGAGCCGGCCGGCAGGTCCGTCTCGGCCAGCAGCTCGCCCAGGATCAGGGACGAGACCGGGGTGGCCGGGGCGGGCTTGAGGATGATCGGAGCGCCGACGGCGATGGCCGGGGCGACCTTGTGGGCGCTGAGGTTGAGCGGGAAGTTGAAGGGCGCGATGCCGAGGACCGGCCCGCGCGGGAAGCGCCGGGTCAGGGCGAGGCGGCCGGTCCCGCCCGCGTCGGTGTCCAGCCGCTGGGCGTCGCCGCCGTTGAAGCGGCGGGCCTCCTCGGCGGCGAACCGGAAGACGGAGACGGCCCGGCCGACCTCACCGCGGGCCCACTTGATCGGCTTGCCGTTCTCGGCGGAGATCAGCTGGGCGATCTCCTCGGTGCGCTCGGTGAGGCGGCGCACGACGTGGTCGAGCGCGGCGGCCCGTACGTGCGCCGGGGTCGCTGCGAACTCCTCGCGCACGGCGTACGCGGCGGCGACGGCCTCCTCGACCTGGGCGTCGGTGGGCACGGAGACCGTACCGACGAGACGTCCGTCCCAGGGGTTGGTGACGTCGAAGCTGTCCTCGCCGGTGGCCTGGCGGCCGGCCAGCCAGAAGGCGTGGGTGGAAGTCATGGCGGTTCCGGCCCTTCGGGGGTGGTGAACGACGATCGCCGGGCGCCGCGAGGGTGCCCTTCGGCCCCACCGTAGGGCGGCCCGGCACGGATGAGGCTTGTCCGCCGTGGAGTGGAGCACGGGCCGGGTGCGCCGGTTTGTCGTAGCCGGGCGGGCTACTGCCCGCCCGAGGAGGCGGACGTGGTCTTCAGGGCGAGCCACAGCTCCATCCGGACGTCCGGGTCGTCCAGCGAACGGCCCAGGATCTCCTCCACCCGTCGCATCCGGTAGCGCAGGGTGTGGCGGTGGACTCCCAGGTCGGCGGCGGCCGCGTCCCACTGGCCGTGCCGGGAGAGCCAGGCGCGCAGGGAGTCCACGAGATCGCCGCGGCCCTTCGCGTCGTGTTCCCGCAGCGGCCGCAGCATTCCGTCGGCGAACGCCCGTACGGCGTCGTCGGCGAGGAGCGGCAGGACGGATCCGGCGGCGAGCTCCTCGTGCTCGACCATGGCTCTGCCCCGGCGGCGGGCGACCGAGAGCGCCTGCTCGGCCTGCTTGTACGCG
Proteins encoded in this window:
- the aroA gene encoding 3-phosphoshikimate 1-carboxyvinyltransferase → MTVIDIPGSKSVTARALFLAAAADGTTTLLRPLHSDDTEGFTEGLTRLGYEVRREPDRWHIEGRPSGPAAADAEVHCRDGATTARFLPTLAAAAASGTYRFDASAQMRRRPLAPLTGALRKLGVDLRHEGAEGHHPLTIEASGVKGGELTLDAGESSQYLTALLMLGPLTAEGLRIEVTELVSAPYVEITLAMMRGFGVEVAREGNTFSVPPGGYRATTYAIEPDASTASYFFAAAALTGREVTVPGLGTGALQGDLRFTEVLRRMGADVRTTADSTTVRSSGRLSGLTVNMRDISDTMPTLAAIAPYATSPVRIEDVANTRVKECDRLEACAENLRNMGITVHTGPDWIEIHPGTPHPAEIVTHGDHRIVMSFAVAGLRTPGMSYDDPGCVRKTFPRFHEEFAAFVARTTQP
- a CDS encoding acyl-CoA dehydrogenase family protein; protein product: MSAPSDIPQAPKVTEREARQVAEAAREQDWRKPSFAKELFLGRFRLDLIHPHPQPAPDDVRRGEAFLARLREFCETRVDGALIEREARIPDEVIDGLKELGALGMKIETKYGGLGLTQVYYNKALALAGSANPSIGALLSAHQSIGVPQPLKMFGTQEQKDAFLPRLARTDISAFLLTEPDVGSDPARLATTAVPEGDDYVLDGVKLWTTNGVVADLLVVMARVPQSEGHKGGITAFVVEADSPGITVEHRNAFMGLRGIENGVTRFHQVRVPAANRIGPEGAGLKIALTTLNTGRLSLPAMCVGVGKWSLKIAREWTAVREQWGRAVARHEAVGAKISFIAATTFALEAVVDLSSQMADESRNDIRIEAALAKLYGSEMGWLISDELVQIRGGRGFETAASLAARGERAVPAEQMLRDMRINRIFEGSTEIMHLLIAREAVDAHLKVAGDIIDPDKPLSDKAKAGANAAGFYARWLPKLVSGPGQLPGSYAEFRVPGHPDLSAHLRYVERSSRKLARSTFYAMSRWQGRMETKQGFLGRIVDIGAELFAMSAACVRAEHLRADDDHGREAYQLADVFCRQARIRVEELFNRLWSNTDDIDKRVVDGVLSGTYTWLEEGVIDPSGDGPWIADATPGPATGDDVHRTLR
- a CDS encoding DUF4157 domain-containing protein, whose product is MHAQEPKRPSGGSRQQTPVRRPQTTGPLLGSPAAASGAETLLALQRSAGNAAVLRAMERERHEHGPGCGHREGPGAPVQRSAVHEVLRGAGSPLAAPLRQEMESRLGQDFSDVRVHRGAAAQRSAGEIGARAYTSGHHVVLGAGGGDKHTLAHELTHVIQQRQGPVAGTDDGGGLRMSDPGDRFEREAEANATRVMAQAPPMAAEAAPEPPAGTGAETLPVQRAPQVQRAEEDEEQGTPRYRQTNPSKTGTRPANLRTLDRMAREAHAPNARKTPHVAVTNVPDTGLRYSSNSGLKKLSEEKQQAGLASVGAALDHDAPLSEDPRRRKDQLKLRATLSGDYEGVHRDDPDLPATARALRSSVGTWTCNAEHSKKDASVHGEMTLLGEQIASWEGNPWPLGKGKIKEVHMGGVKKACGACQMTFSAVNATLGAEYGYRVVPSGSHGEMFRWRAPEWLEGAVFQQVGAAAGPRDYEFRNRILEQTAAGRKKAEAEQGAGQTRMTSAQHLPSDSESDWERA
- the dxr gene encoding 1-deoxy-D-xylulose-5-phosphate reductoisomerase, coding for MGSMSDSPAPLADPHLVFDAAEGRRDLVILGSTGSIGTQAIDLVLRNPGRFRVTALSAAGGRVRLLAEQARQLRVRTVAVADEGKVPALREALREVFGAGEPLPEILAGPDAATDLAASDCHTVLNGITGSIGLAPTLAALKAGRTLALANKESLIVGGPLVKALAAPGQIIPVDSEHAALFQALAAGKRADVRKLVVTASGGPFRGRTRSELADVTREQALAHPTWAMGPVITVNSATLVNKGLEVIEAHLLYDIPFDRIDVVVHPQSYVHSMVEFTDGSTLAQATPPDMGGPIAIGLGWPERVPDAAPAFDWTKASSWEFFPLDTEAFPSVGLARHVGALGGTAPAVFNAANEQCVDAFLAGRLPFNGIMDTVTAVVAEHGTPATGTSLTVADVLEAETWARSRARELSAEATAEAHA
- a CDS encoding amino acid transporter, whose translation is MTSRNDVLSVLTLLREAGADVVIAGGWGVDALLGEETRPHRDPDLLHRREQEPAVVAALESAGYTETLDRRPVRFVLSHPAGSEIDLHPLEFAADGSAVQSSPDPAEPFRYPAVCFVTGTIGTTTVRCVSAEQQALFHQGYEPAERDVADMRRLREKFGIDTHF
- a CDS encoding aldehyde dehydrogenase family protein; protein product: MTSTHAFWLAGRQATGEDSFDVTNPWDGRLVGTVSVPTDAQVEEAVAAAYAVREEFAATPAHVRAAALDHVVRRLTERTEEIAQLISAENGKPIKWARGEVGRAVSVFRFAAEEARRFNGGDAQRLDTDAGGTGRLALTRRFPRGPVLGIAPFNFPLNLSAHKVAPAIAVGAPIILKPAPATPVSSLILGELLAETDLPAGSWSVLTVPNDRMPALVQDERLPVISFTGSGPVGYAIMESVPRKHCTLELGGNGAAVVLGDWSSEEDLDRAATRIATFSNYQGGQSCISVQRVIVDATVHDRLVPKIVAAVEALVTGDPSDAATDVGPLVSEDAARRVESWVDEAVTAGATLLTGGKRDGATYAPTVLADLPDGTTIACEEVFGPVLYVRKTHGEAEAFAAVNDSRYGLQAGVFTHDLQTAFRAHRALEVGGVVIGDVPSYRADQMPYGGAKESGVGREGVRYAMDDYTYERVLVLTGLAL